The nucleotide sequence TCCTTGGGGAAATTTGGATTTAAGATTTTCCATGTGTGGGCTCAGATCCTTAAGATTAAGACCCATTATTCCTTTTTTCTGGATCTTTCCTTTGTTACATTAATGATTTGCACACACACAGACTAGTGTTGCCAATGGACCATTTATGGGATAAGTTAGACGCCGAGAAACTGCAACTGCCTGGCTAACTTTCCATCGAGTTCAGCACCAGCCACCAGGTACATCTCTCCTCTGTAGCATTTGATAACACGGAAAAGCTTTTTTACCCTTCATTGAACCGGTCCGATAGATGAAAACTGTAGCAAGGAGGAATGGAAGTTACCGACAAACTGGAAGCTCCAAGTTGTTGCCAGGACCAGGACACTGGATGAGCATAGGGATTCAGAAGGGACGGTTGAAACCAGAACATGTCAGTTGGCGTGGAGGTGTCTGGCGGATCAATTGAAGGCCAGAAGCCCACAAACATGCAAACACAAAACAACACAGGCCAGGGAAggccaaacaaaaagaaaaacaagtTTTTTTCTGAGATAGGTTGCTCTAGCGATTGACTTTGTAATGTGTCCATAGACCATAGTGATATCACATTGTTAGTGCTATATAACCTCAAGAGGATCAAAGGTAGCATTGCTTCAAACACACAGAGGTAGGCCAGACCTCTTCACCATCTTTCACAAACCACAGTTTACCCAAGCAACTGACCACCCTTGCTAAAACAACTCACAGCATGACGGGGGAGTGGTCAGTCGGGCTTTGCGACTGCTTTGGAGATTTCCACACCTGTATGCAAACCTAGCTTCTCTGTTCTTCCGGTGCCTCTTGTAAACACCTCATCCATGTTTCAGTTCTTTCTTCCCCAATGTTTGCAGGTTGCTTGACTTTCTGGTGCCCCTGTGTCACATTTGGCCGCACTGCTGAGATCGTGGACAGAGGCTCCACATGTATGTGTTCTACATACCCTCATATTCATCTTTTAATCTTTTCGATGAAAAAGTTTATATTCATCTTTCTGGTGGATGCATGCACAAAAACCATCAGTCTCCCTGGCTCACTCTCCCGCTTGTTTGCAGCATGCTGCATGAATGGCACACTGTATTATCTGCTTGCAACAATAGGCTGCCAATGGCTGTATGGTTGTACCAAGCGCTCCTCCATGCGCGCGCAATACAACTTACAAGAATCCCCCTGCTTAGATTGCTGCGTCCACTTCTGGTGCGGCCCTTGCGCGCTCTGCCAGGAGTACAAGGAGCTGGAGAAACGTGGCTTCAACATGGCCAAAGGTATTCCCTCTCCTTCCTGCTGAAAGAAAACATAGAGGAGAACTTTAGAACGCAGGAATTTCATAAGAAATGGTTCATTTTCAAAGGAAAAACGTAGAAAACAGTTAAAATTTCCCGAGTTCCAAAGGGGATCCAAATGTTTGCGAATAAACACCCTGATGGTCGAATCACAGTATTTATCTGTTATTCCTTTTGCAGGATGGGAAGGTAGCAACAAGGTGGTGGGGTGTTTTCAAGGGATGACGACACCACCAAGAAAGCAATCCATGTGCTTCTAGGATAGCATAGCTCCAGCGTTTGCTGGCCTTGCCCATGATGATTGGCACTTCCTTCTCATCTCCCGTGTGGCCGTGTTCCTGTGAGTTACGTTCCTGCATAAAGCATTGTATGTACACGTACGACATCGACTGTCCAACTGCTTAATTTTGTTCAGCTATGAATTCGGATACATGCTGCCTGCTCAAGAACCAACAATTGAACACTAGACCTATGATGCACAATGAAATCCTGCACAAGCTGAATATGCAATACGATCAAGATTGCGGACGCATGATGTAACTGTTATTATCGTAGGATTGGtacccaccttccttttatgtgtgctgtgcgacaggggcccaccaaccgaattagggttgggctcccccgatcagggagcagagatagggcccaataggccgttgggcctattggtggagatcaactaacattctcccccttgatctcattccatctttcactttcatgtcatttgcttttgttcattccattacagattagctcatagagcatgtctcatcgtcacggtccattgccgatagacttaacagctacaactcactactctgttttgaaatagatacttatctttaggCCTTTttttgtccaggaatattttaggctttcccttaaatctaagctagctacatgttctctgaacaccatgtcctctgaacatgttgggtggtaagccttttgtaagcggatccgcgagcatcctttctttacttatatgctcaagatttatgacttgatcccagactttatctttcacaacataatactccatgtcaatgtgtttggcagcaccacttgacttatgttgtgagcatcctgtactgccagattataatcgcagtattactttagtggtctatagatgtcgtcaaccaccttcaaaccgggtatgaacttcgttagttagttcacctgcccgttgcctcatagcacgctacaaaccgtcatacattatggacgatgtagtgacagtttattttgagcttttccatgaaatagctcccctttgcgagatgatagaaaatccacgtctggatatgcattcactctcgcataatcagaatctgaatatcccaccatgtggagtgaatcagatcttctaaatGTCATCataaggcctttcgttccttgcaaataacgcaagactttctttatcaatttcagTGTTCCATTCCAGAATTCTTCTGGAATCCGCCAAGTAAAATCCGGTAACAAATGCAAAgttagggcgcgtacatacttgagcatgttgcaagcttccgacagctgaagcatatggaaccactttcactttgtcgattgagctcatattgattcctggggcattgaaaatccccacatctgtcgcccttgactatagcaacaggtgagggactacatttgtgcatactgaatttctttaagattttttccatgtatgccttttgtgacagtccttatacccttttcttttatcttggtgaatctcgatccctagaacaaacgaggcttcgccaagatctttcatatcaaatttctttgtctccagtagtagactgacatcactaccagcaagtaagatatcatccacatacatgacaaggaagataaacttcccattcttaaactttgcatagacataattgtcctctacattctcttttaaaacccaaaattctttatcgactgatcaaacttcaagtaccaccgtcttgaagcttgctttaatctataaatggatttctttaggcggcatcccattcgttcttttccttccatgacaaaacctttcggttgtgccatgtaaacattttcctccaagtctccgttgagaaatgccgtctttacatccatctgatgtaattttcaatcgtaatgtgccactaatgccattatgattctgaatgaaactttacatgagactggagaaaaggtctcattgtaatcaattccttctctttgcatatagccttttgccacaagtcgtgctttatatttctctatattcctttgatagccaagttttgttctgtagacccatttatagcctactgttttgactcctttaggaattatttccaaaatccaaattttattgacattcattgatttcatttcatcttccatggcctcaagccactttgatgaatgatcacttctcatggcttcttcaaatgaggtgggatcatcctccatttgaaattacttagtgttatacacttcataatcagcagaaataactgattttctaactctttgagaccttctaggggcctccacatttggcacaacttttgtttgaggctgttgttgctccccctcatgtgtggcaataggttctataggatcccgaggaacaggttcctcatcgtcattcattgttgccacaggtgggataacaacaggtgctggcaccacagtatctagcactgtcggtgcagctataGCAGGTAGTGACAAAAATgtctcatgaatcattggagtggacgcatacacccgctccacttcaaggacaatttctcgagctaccatgctccccctcatcttttcatcctctaggaaaacagcgtgtctcgttttcacaaactttgtatgtctctctggacagtggaaaacgaaaaccttttgacttttctgtgttgCCAATGAAATGGCACCTTACTGTATTGGAATCTAACTTctcaatatttgggttaaatactttagcctcagcagggctcccccacacacacgcaagtggtttagtgagggtataTTTTCTGTCCACagctcatacggtgttttaggcaccgatttacttgatactcttttgagaatatgaatgaggtttttaacgcctccatccacaggctcaactgtaaggtggagtaacttatcatactgcccaccatatccatcagggtacgattgattcttttagctactttaTTCTGTTGAGGTTCACCcgatatagaatactgggctactatgctattcttttagggtatgccgaccgtagtactcctccacggtcagacctgactatcttaatctttaatatcttaaatttatccaatacatctttttttttctttgattggataaatatagccataatgggagtaatcatctgtgaatgttatgaatgaatcattaccatccacactctttataggaaactgatcacagatgtctatgtgaataatctgtagaattcctacgcttcgtttgtcatcttttcttaattctttttacatacttttctttgtTTAAaaactgagagctctaatggaggaaaaaTATCATTATTAACTTGTCtttccattctccccctcgaaatatggcctgaacgatagtgccataatttcgacaacgcatcgtgagctctcttatgccaccatatccagagtaacactctgtcaccgagtagcatatgtctttgaagtgtcagtgaactaactctttattctatcgaggtactcggtgaccgtgtcacattctAAGATTAAGCCCACAATTACGGGTTCagtcatgttctttatcacagccaaacatttcttattggcagtgattcactttctatgctcaaaggccataggatatcttttgggattcaaaatccctttctttagttgcccaagtgacatcattctcttttgtctccctcatcggtgccacaatctcagtggaacacggtgaggtgactaaccagtccaccttagacaggATGAAAACCAGATcataacttttcttaacataaaattaacaccatttgcatgtctTGAttctaacgttggtcaaaatcaaaacatacaactattcttatacactaattctacatcaccgttgggcagaaatagaattaatgcataaatcattaactttcacaattgttcttacacactaattctacatcaccgttgggcagaagtagaattaatgcataaatcattaactgttatcaacttttcttatacactaattctacatcaccgttgggcagaagtagaattaatgtataaatcattaacttttataACTGTTCTCatgcactaattctacatcaatgttgggcagaagtagaattaatgtataaattattacaattatgatattgttatttacAACGTTGGTAAGAAagtaacaacatcataatcatatcaaaactctttttctccaataccacattggtttaaaataactggagaatcaataatTTCTTTAGCCGCGGAAAatctttctttttctccaattaaataccgcattggttcaaaataactggagaataaacaacttttctttagctgtggaaaaattctcttttccttgaattttacccacaggaaaaaattatattttctatttcctttaatccattaatcaattttcaagaaataaagatttactggaaaacttttcttttctccagttaaatattaTGTAGGTTTCAAAATCATTGGAGAGTATACATTTTCttatactcaatttcttgaattttacccacaggtaaaatacatttttctatttttcttttgatccAATTTGCATTTTTCTAATTTTCAGGAAATAAAATTTTactgaaaaagaaaaaatgaaaactGATTCATTTCTTTACTATTCCTTCGGTCCAGCCGGCAAATCGGCCCAGCCCATCTATTCTCCACGCGCgctgccgcacccaggccgcaacctgggcctgggccggcaaagccgcgCCCGTGCGATCGCCCGCCTAGGCCGTGGTCGGCCCGATCAAGCACCGCCGTCGGATCGCATCCGACGGTCGCCCGGCCGTTTCGCTCGAATAAAAAAGCTGACGCCGCATGTCCCGGGCAAAACCCTAGAGTCATTTGCTCcggtcctctctctctcttcgcagccgagcacaaccgagcgagAGTGAGAGCAGCGACCATGGCGAGCTAGGCGGTGGAGCGAGccttggcgccgtcgccggccccctcgccggcgcgcgtgctccccaacgggtgagcacgccgccgtcgagcggcctggccacggcgccccCTTTTCCGAGCCCAGCGAGCAGCTGCCCCGGTTCGACCTTTCTTCTCCCGCACGCCGGCGTGACAGCAACGCTGCACGGCGGCGAGGTAAGCcacccccttccccttctttcccCTGCGGTTTTGATTCTCTTTTCCTGTTCTTCGATTCGACCGATTGGggatagttagggttagggtttcttttctcttttgatttcttttccttttcggagttcatccgaatctctttccttttctttctctGATTTGGACTGATCTACCGGAGTACGAGCCCGCGGCTCCCCTGGCCTCTCTCTTTCTCCTCTTCCTACTCTCGGTGACCGAAGGAGGAAGATGAGATGGCGCCGCCGTGGAGCTCCTCACCGGCGTGCGTGCTTGCCTAGTTgcggagcacgccgccgtcgagtagTCACGCGATGGTGCCCTGTTGTTCGCGCGCGCCAGGCTACCCAGCCCGGCGGCTCTGTCTCTGTCTCGTCGGCCATGGATTTGGTCGACGGCAGTGACAGGACGGCCAGGCTCTAGGTAGGTAGCCTCATGACCGTCCTCTTTCTCCATTTAGGGTTCGAGTTCCGTCCCGATCCGATCTGGATCGGGCATTTTCTTTGTTTTTCAATCTCTGAAAACCCTCtctgatctagggttagggttacacagagtgaacctggctctggtaccagtGTTATTATTGTAGGATTGGTACCTCTGT is from Miscanthus floridulus cultivar M001 chromosome 7, ASM1932011v1, whole genome shotgun sequence and encodes:
- the LOC136462727 gene encoding cell number regulator 11-like, which produces MTGEWSVGLCDCFGDFHTCCLTFWCPCVTFGRTAEIVDRGSTSCCMNGTLYYLLATIGCQWLYGCTKRSSMRAQYNLQESPCLDCCVHFWCGPCALCQEYKELEKRGFNMAKGWEGSNKVVGCFQGMTTPPRKQSMCF